A section of the Engraulis encrasicolus isolate BLACKSEA-1 chromosome 8, IST_EnEncr_1.0, whole genome shotgun sequence genome encodes:
- the LOC134454440 gene encoding tetratricopeptide repeat protein 39B-like isoform X2, with the protein MDRMDEITFETTKDEELASSSMTSKVDLKEALSESFKALNLFLNNNFFGALELLKPWRKDSVYHAMGYSSIMTMQAGMTFAPKDIETAIDALEEAIVTCQRFRRKVTFVEAISNMITGRTVEQMTEDERHAELCYAEVLLLRATLAFLEDESVIGFLKGGMKMRASYQAFRHCQDMLNAYKTQTEGQKTESETFKNFAGGVNMGIGSFNLMLSLFPTRVLRLLEFLGFAGDREVGLSELREGAATGSLRSILSTLTLLMFHLYVSVILGTGEGNVAEAETLLAPYVAEFPNGALMLFYTARIAELKGNFEMAQQKFGECIAAQQEWHQVHHLCYWELMWCYSFQQNWTEAYRYADLLCKESKWSQAIYVFQKASILSMMTEEEAKATGEQVEDLFRSVEGLRLRLAGKSIPTEKFAARKARRYSDPKPSKLVIPALEMMYVWNGFSIVGKSPVMAEAILSTILKAEDQLANDPKPSEYHTDDQCVVQMLKGLTLRHLGRLTEAEACFNYVISNEKNIKYDDYLAPFVTYELGLLYNLQGDAKKAVKCIENAKLNYKEYSMESRLHFRIHAALSSIQH; encoded by the exons ATGGATCGTATGGATGAAATTACATTTGAAACGACGAAG GATGAGGAGCTTGCTTCCAGCTCTAT GACCAGCAAAGTGGACCTGAAGGAGGCATTGAGTGAAAGTTTCAAGGCGCTGAATCTTTTCCTGAACAACAACTTTTTCGGGGCACTTGAGCTCCTCAAACCATG GAGGAAGGACAGCGTGTATCATGCCATGGGGTACAGCAGCATCATGACTATGCAGGCTGGGATGACCTTTGCCCCCAAGGACATCGAGACAGCCATAGACGCTCTGGAGGAGGCGATTGTTACATGCCAGAG GTTCAGAAGAAAGGTGACGTTTGTGGAGGCCATTTCGAACATGATTACAGGGAGAACCGTAGAGCAGATGACTGAAG ATGAAAGGCATGCAGAGCTGTGCTATGCTGAAGTTCTTCTCCTGAGAGCTACATTGGCATTTCTGGAA GATGAGAGTGTGATCGGCTTCTTGAAAGGAGGAATGAAGATGCGAGCGAGCTATCAAGCGTTTAG ACATTGCCAGGATATGTTGAACGCGTACAAAActcagacagaaggacagaagaCAGAAAGTGAGACGTTCAAGAATTTCGCTGGAGGAGTGAACATGGGCATTGGCTCCTTCAACTTG atGCTTTCCCTTTTCCCTACCAGAGTCCTTCGATTGCTCGAGTTCCTGGGCTTTGCTGGCGACAGA GAAGTGGGGTTGTCGGAGCTGCGCGAAGGTGCCGCCACGGGGAGCCTGCGCTCCATCCTCAGCACCCTCACTCTCCTCATGTTTCACCTCTACGTCTCTGTTATCCTAG GTACAGGTGAGGGGAATGTGGCTGAGGCAGAAACCCTGCTGGCACCATATGTTGCAGAGTTTCCCAAC gGGGCCCTTATGCTGTTCTACACTGCTAGAATTGCAGAACTCAAAGGGAACTTTGAAATG GCACAGCAGAAGTTTGGCGAGTGCATTGCTGCCCAGCAAGAATGGCACCAAGTGCATCACCTGTGCTACTGGGAGCTGATGTGGTGCTACTCGTTTCAGCAGAACTGGACAGAGGCTTACCGCTATGCAGACCTGCTCTGTAAAGAGAGCAAGTGGTCACAG GCCATTTACGTGTTCCAGAAGGCATCCATTTTGTCCATGATGACTGAGGAGGAAGCAAAGGCAACTGGCGAGCAGGTTGAAGACCTGTTTAG GTCGGTAGAAGGTCTCCGACTGAGGCTTGCTGGCAAGTCTATACCTACCGAGAAGTTTGCAGCGAGGAAAGCAAGACGTTACAGTGATCCCAAGCCATCCAAGTTGGTTATTCCAGCACTG GAAATGATGTACGTGTGGAATGGCTTTTCCATTGTGGGGAAGAGCCCTGTCATGGCTGAAGCCATTCTCAGCACAATCCTGAAAGCAGAGGACCAACTGGCCAATGATCCAA AGCCTTCAGAGTACCATACTGACGACCAGTGCGTTGTGCAAATGCTGAAGGGCCTGACCTTAAGGCATCTTGGCCGCCTGACGGAGGCTGAGGCTTGCTTCAATTACGTCAtttcaaa TGAGAAGAACATTAAATACGACGACTACCTTGCACCGTTTGTCACATACGAGCTGGGACTCCTCTACAACCTGCAAGGAGATGCTAAGAAAGCAGTCAAGTGCATCGAAAACGCAAA
- the LOC134454440 gene encoding tetratricopeptide repeat protein 39B-like isoform X1, protein MDRMDEITFETTKDEELASSSMTSKVDLKEALSESFKALNLFLNNNFFGALELLKPCRRKDSVYHAMGYSSIMTMQAGMTFAPKDIETAIDALEEAIVTCQRFRRKVTFVEAISNMITGRTVEQMTEDERHAELCYAEVLLLRATLAFLEDESVIGFLKGGMKMRASYQAFRHCQDMLNAYKTQTEGQKTESETFKNFAGGVNMGIGSFNLMLSLFPTRVLRLLEFLGFAGDREVGLSELREGAATGSLRSILSTLTLLMFHLYVSVILGTGEGNVAEAETLLAPYVAEFPNGALMLFYTARIAELKGNFEMAQQKFGECIAAQQEWHQVHHLCYWELMWCYSFQQNWTEAYRYADLLCKESKWSQAIYVFQKASILSMMTEEEAKATGEQVEDLFRSVEGLRLRLAGKSIPTEKFAARKARRYSDPKPSKLVIPALEMMYVWNGFSIVGKSPVMAEAILSTILKAEDQLANDPKPSEYHTDDQCVVQMLKGLTLRHLGRLTEAEACFNYVISNEKNIKYDDYLAPFVTYELGLLYNLQGDAKKAVKCIENAKLNYKEYSMESRLHFRIHAALSSIQH, encoded by the exons ATGGATCGTATGGATGAAATTACATTTGAAACGACGAAG GATGAGGAGCTTGCTTCCAGCTCTAT GACCAGCAAAGTGGACCTGAAGGAGGCATTGAGTGAAAGTTTCAAGGCGCTGAATCTTTTCCTGAACAACAACTTTTTCGGGGCACTTGAGCTCCTCAAACCA TGCAGGAGGAAGGACAGCGTGTATCATGCCATGGGGTACAGCAGCATCATGACTATGCAGGCTGGGATGACCTTTGCCCCCAAGGACATCGAGACAGCCATAGACGCTCTGGAGGAGGCGATTGTTACATGCCAGAG GTTCAGAAGAAAGGTGACGTTTGTGGAGGCCATTTCGAACATGATTACAGGGAGAACCGTAGAGCAGATGACTGAAG ATGAAAGGCATGCAGAGCTGTGCTATGCTGAAGTTCTTCTCCTGAGAGCTACATTGGCATTTCTGGAA GATGAGAGTGTGATCGGCTTCTTGAAAGGAGGAATGAAGATGCGAGCGAGCTATCAAGCGTTTAG ACATTGCCAGGATATGTTGAACGCGTACAAAActcagacagaaggacagaagaCAGAAAGTGAGACGTTCAAGAATTTCGCTGGAGGAGTGAACATGGGCATTGGCTCCTTCAACTTG atGCTTTCCCTTTTCCCTACCAGAGTCCTTCGATTGCTCGAGTTCCTGGGCTTTGCTGGCGACAGA GAAGTGGGGTTGTCGGAGCTGCGCGAAGGTGCCGCCACGGGGAGCCTGCGCTCCATCCTCAGCACCCTCACTCTCCTCATGTTTCACCTCTACGTCTCTGTTATCCTAG GTACAGGTGAGGGGAATGTGGCTGAGGCAGAAACCCTGCTGGCACCATATGTTGCAGAGTTTCCCAAC gGGGCCCTTATGCTGTTCTACACTGCTAGAATTGCAGAACTCAAAGGGAACTTTGAAATG GCACAGCAGAAGTTTGGCGAGTGCATTGCTGCCCAGCAAGAATGGCACCAAGTGCATCACCTGTGCTACTGGGAGCTGATGTGGTGCTACTCGTTTCAGCAGAACTGGACAGAGGCTTACCGCTATGCAGACCTGCTCTGTAAAGAGAGCAAGTGGTCACAG GCCATTTACGTGTTCCAGAAGGCATCCATTTTGTCCATGATGACTGAGGAGGAAGCAAAGGCAACTGGCGAGCAGGTTGAAGACCTGTTTAG GTCGGTAGAAGGTCTCCGACTGAGGCTTGCTGGCAAGTCTATACCTACCGAGAAGTTTGCAGCGAGGAAAGCAAGACGTTACAGTGATCCCAAGCCATCCAAGTTGGTTATTCCAGCACTG GAAATGATGTACGTGTGGAATGGCTTTTCCATTGTGGGGAAGAGCCCTGTCATGGCTGAAGCCATTCTCAGCACAATCCTGAAAGCAGAGGACCAACTGGCCAATGATCCAA AGCCTTCAGAGTACCATACTGACGACCAGTGCGTTGTGCAAATGCTGAAGGGCCTGACCTTAAGGCATCTTGGCCGCCTGACGGAGGCTGAGGCTTGCTTCAATTACGTCAtttcaaa TGAGAAGAACATTAAATACGACGACTACCTTGCACCGTTTGTCACATACGAGCTGGGACTCCTCTACAACCTGCAAGGAGATGCTAAGAAAGCAGTCAAGTGCATCGAAAACGCAAA